The proteins below are encoded in one region of Reichenbachiella sp. 5M10:
- a CDS encoding HlyD family secretion protein, with protein sequence MLNISQNPIDRDEVLKNQSAYQEVMSKSASRRLVYLLTGLFVLGIVILFLPWTQNIRATGKLTTLRPENREQAIHSMISGRIEAWYVSEGQLVKQGDTIVFISEMKSDYLDPQLVERSTNQTNAKKASISAYQEKAQALADQISALTRNRRLKIEQAENYYNQARLKVVSDSIDFQTAVVNYEIAQKQFDRQQKLYDQGLKSLTELEQRKQKLQEARYKQVSVENKWLASKNAFINAKLNLSIVRNDFSEKIAKAKSDRMSALSSALEAEGAFNKLSIQQSNYTRRSGFYYITAPQDGYVTRALITGIGETVKEGAPVFSFIPANYELAVEMFVRPIDLPLIQEGRKVQLQFDGWPALVFNGWPGMSFGTFTGRIVAYDKAASSNGKFRVLVAPDPETEPWPKLLRLGSGSYGIALLKNVPVWYELWRDLNGFPPDFYMEPEGASNIKKTKK encoded by the coding sequence ATGCTTAATATATCTCAGAACCCTATCGATCGGGACGAAGTGTTGAAAAACCAGTCTGCCTATCAGGAGGTGATGTCAAAGTCTGCCTCTAGACGATTGGTCTATCTACTGACAGGGTTGTTTGTTTTGGGTATAGTGATCCTTTTTTTGCCATGGACGCAGAACATCCGTGCCACGGGCAAACTCACAACCCTACGTCCCGAAAACAGAGAGCAAGCCATACACTCGATGATCTCTGGGAGAATAGAGGCCTGGTATGTGAGCGAAGGACAGTTGGTCAAACAAGGAGATACGATCGTGTTTATTTCGGAGATGAAGTCTGACTACCTAGATCCCCAACTCGTGGAACGCTCTACCAACCAAACCAATGCCAAAAAGGCGTCCATAAGTGCCTACCAAGAAAAAGCACAGGCACTTGCTGATCAGATCAGTGCACTGACGCGCAATCGAAGGTTGAAAATCGAACAGGCCGAAAACTACTATAACCAAGCCCGCCTCAAAGTAGTGTCGGATAGCATTGACTTTCAAACCGCTGTGGTCAATTATGAAATTGCGCAAAAACAGTTTGATAGACAGCAGAAACTCTATGACCAAGGGCTGAAGTCTCTCACTGAGCTGGAGCAGCGCAAGCAGAAGCTCCAAGAAGCACGCTACAAACAGGTGTCGGTAGAGAACAAGTGGTTGGCGAGCAAGAACGCCTTCATCAATGCAAAACTCAACCTGTCAATCGTACGCAATGACTTTAGCGAAAAAATAGCCAAGGCCAAATCCGACCGTATGTCTGCCTTATCGAGTGCTCTCGAAGCGGAGGGGGCTTTCAACAAACTCTCCATACAGCAATCCAATTACACGAGGCGATCGGGCTTTTATTATATCACAGCGCCTCAAGATGGGTATGTGACGCGCGCATTGATTACAGGGATAGGAGAAACGGTAAAAGAAGGCGCACCCGTATTTAGCTTTATCCCTGCTAACTATGAGTTGGCCGTAGAGATGTTCGTACGACCGATAGATCTGCCGTTGATCCAAGAGGGGCGCAAAGTACAGCTTCAGTTTGACGGTTGGCCCGCACTGGTGTTCAATGGTTGGCCAGGCATGTCCTTTGGCACCTTTACTGGTCGTATAGTAGCTTATGACAAAGCCGCCAGTTCCAATGGCAAGTTTAGGGTACTGGTCGCACCAGATCCAGAGACTGAGCCTTGGCCAAAGCTCCTTCGTCTCGGGTCGGGTAGCTATGGGATTGCATTGTTGAAAAACGTGCCAGTCTGGTACGAGCTATGGCGAGACCTCAACGGATTCCCTCCTGATTTTTACATGGAGCCTGAAGGAGCCTCTAATATTAAAAAGACTAAAAAATGA
- a CDS encoding TolC family protein: MTPLRYLFFLVLLVPTRSMAQTDPSTLLTLDEFYLLVQNHHPMAKQANLMTQKGALTVSQARGAFDPKLMSDFDKKTFDGKNYYDTWDTYVKIPTLLNVDFKVGYERNSGINLNPENSVPTDGLYYAGISVPVGQGLIYNQSNIQLKKSKFEQESIQNQARKVLNNLYLDANYAYWWWYENYQKREAVNANLQLIQVRFEGIRQGVYNGDKAAIDSTEMLIQVQQWHNNLNEAELNLQNSLLLLQNFVWSDSISLHALIPRHDTTTQNENLDSYLDWAIANHPDLKNLSIESNILELDRKMSASQVLPDFTVDYNVLLAGQETESPLFSNNYKMGFQFAFPLLTRKERSKLKIVKIKQQEYDWKIKQKNREIMNKIQQSYNKVYTLQDMIEQQLAMQINYESMLIAEQSKFDNGESSVFLLNSRENKKLQGEIKLIELQAKYNRAIAELKWATGKLNEEVQELIP, encoded by the coding sequence ATGACCCCTCTACGTTACCTTTTTTTCTTGGTCTTATTGGTTCCTACGCGATCCATGGCACAGACAGATCCTTCGACACTTTTGACGTTGGATGAGTTCTATCTGCTGGTTCAGAACCACCATCCGATGGCCAAACAAGCCAATCTGATGACGCAGAAGGGTGCATTGACAGTCAGTCAAGCTAGAGGAGCTTTTGACCCCAAACTCATGTCAGATTTTGACAAAAAAACCTTTGATGGCAAAAATTACTATGACACTTGGGACACATATGTCAAAATCCCTACCCTGCTCAACGTGGATTTCAAAGTAGGATACGAAAGAAACAGCGGGATTAATCTAAACCCGGAAAATAGTGTGCCCACGGATGGGTTATACTATGCAGGCATATCAGTGCCTGTGGGGCAGGGATTGATTTATAATCAAAGCAATATCCAACTCAAGAAAAGCAAATTCGAACAAGAGAGCATACAGAATCAAGCAAGAAAGGTCCTCAACAACCTCTATCTAGATGCCAACTATGCCTACTGGTGGTGGTACGAAAACTACCAGAAACGAGAAGCGGTCAATGCCAATTTGCAGCTCATCCAAGTACGGTTCGAAGGCATACGTCAGGGAGTGTACAACGGTGACAAGGCGGCCATTGATAGTACAGAGATGCTCATACAAGTACAGCAGTGGCACAACAATCTCAATGAAGCCGAACTCAATTTGCAAAATAGTTTGCTGCTGTTGCAAAATTTCGTCTGGTCAGACAGCATAAGCTTACATGCTTTGATCCCAAGACATGACACCACGACACAAAACGAAAATCTGGATAGCTATTTGGACTGGGCTATTGCCAATCACCCAGATCTCAAAAACCTCTCGATTGAGAGCAATATTCTTGAGCTAGATCGCAAGATGAGTGCATCTCAGGTTTTGCCTGACTTCACTGTGGATTATAACGTTTTGCTCGCAGGACAAGAGACCGAGTCTCCGCTTTTTTCCAACAATTACAAAATGGGCTTTCAATTTGCCTTTCCTCTTTTGACCCGAAAGGAACGCTCTAAACTGAAAATTGTCAAAATCAAACAACAGGAGTATGATTGGAAAATCAAACAAAAGAACCGTGAGATCATGAACAAGATCCAACAGAGTTATAACAAGGTGTATACCCTTCAAGATATGATCGAACAGCAGCTCGCCATGCAGATCAACTATGAAAGCATGCTGATCGCTGAGCAGTCTAAATTTGACAATGGAGAGAGCTCGGTATTTTTGCTAAACAGTCGTGAAAACAAGAAACTACAAGGAGAAATAAAACTCATAGAGCTCCAGGCCAAATACAATAGAGCCATCGCAGAGCTCAAGTGGGCGACAGGAAAATTGAACGAAGAAGTGCAAGAGCTAATTCCATAA
- a CDS encoding peptidase domain-containing ABC transporter, whose product MNSNINMQSTHDSPEIKLTPIRRLFRMLSLDSREIFVIYAYAIFNGLINLSLPLGVQAIIGFVISSEFSASWELLIFIVVIGVATTGIIQILQLSLTELLQRRIFTRASFEFAYRIPRFKMEAISGFYPPELMNRFFDTLNIQKGLPKILIDASTSVLQILFGLILLSFYHSFFVFFGMALLGMISLIFFISGPKGLKTSNLESKYKYQVAHWLEELARVMATFKLAGRTNLPSDKMNYYVTNYLKYRKQHFNILILQFSNIVAFKTIVTGGLLILGSILVINQEINLGQFVASEIIILLVLNSSEKLILTMETIYDVLTGLEKLGQVTDIATESEEGIDLDEITQGKGISLELSGLTYQYAGQTKPTVEGVDLKVEVGEKVCITGVNQSGKSTLLSLISGLYNDYEGSIHFNGIPLGDINIMSFRSVIGDNLGLQDIFFGTLEENITIGKQDIKMEDMLWAIEQVGLGEFFKQLPKGLSTMIQPEGQGLSTSIKQKIILARTLSEKPKLIVMDNTLHGLDYEDRKRISTILTNPEASWTLLTVTSDPLMLSRCDKIVTMEKGKIVDIEIQNKKSDA is encoded by the coding sequence ATGAATAGTAACATCAATATGCAAAGCACTCATGATTCCCCCGAGATCAAGTTGACTCCTATCAGGCGCTTGTTTCGGATGCTGTCTCTGGACAGCCGAGAGATTTTCGTCATTTATGCTTATGCCATTTTCAATGGTTTGATCAACCTGTCTCTCCCATTGGGTGTACAAGCGATCATAGGTTTTGTGATCAGTTCGGAGTTTTCTGCCTCATGGGAGTTATTGATTTTTATCGTGGTGATAGGTGTAGCAACTACAGGAATTATACAGATACTACAGCTATCTCTGACCGAGCTTTTGCAACGTCGGATTTTTACCCGTGCATCTTTCGAGTTTGCTTATAGAATCCCACGATTTAAAATGGAGGCCATTTCTGGCTTTTATCCACCAGAGTTGATGAACCGGTTTTTTGATACGCTCAATATCCAAAAGGGTCTGCCTAAGATACTGATTGATGCTTCCACATCCGTACTTCAAATTCTCTTTGGGCTTATTTTATTGTCTTTTTACCATTCATTTTTCGTCTTCTTTGGGATGGCGCTGTTGGGGATGATTTCTTTGATTTTTTTCATCAGTGGGCCAAAGGGGCTCAAGACGAGCAATTTAGAATCTAAATATAAGTATCAAGTGGCGCATTGGCTCGAAGAGCTGGCACGTGTGATGGCGACTTTCAAATTGGCAGGTAGGACCAACCTACCCAGTGACAAAATGAATTACTATGTCACCAACTATCTGAAATATAGAAAGCAGCATTTTAATATCCTGATACTCCAGTTTTCTAATATCGTAGCGTTCAAAACGATCGTCACAGGAGGACTACTCATCTTAGGGAGTATTTTGGTGATCAATCAAGAGATTAACCTAGGGCAGTTTGTCGCTTCAGAGATCATCATTCTTTTGGTACTCAACTCATCAGAAAAACTCATCCTCACCATGGAAACGATCTATGATGTACTGACAGGACTAGAGAAGCTCGGTCAGGTCACCGATATAGCTACCGAGAGTGAAGAGGGTATTGATTTGGACGAAATCACACAAGGAAAGGGGATTTCGTTGGAGCTTTCGGGACTTACTTACCAATACGCGGGTCAAACCAAACCTACCGTTGAGGGGGTGGATTTGAAAGTGGAGGTTGGCGAAAAGGTCTGTATCACAGGCGTCAATCAATCAGGAAAATCTACGTTGCTTTCGCTCATTTCTGGATTGTACAACGACTATGAGGGATCAATTCATTTCAACGGGATTCCGCTCGGAGACATCAATATCATGAGCTTTAGGTCGGTGATCGGCGATAACCTCGGCCTACAGGACATCTTCTTTGGTACGCTGGAGGAGAACATCACCATTGGCAAGCAAGATATCAAAATGGAAGACATGCTATGGGCTATTGAGCAGGTAGGACTCGGGGAGTTTTTCAAACAACTGCCCAAAGGGCTGAGTACCATGATTCAGCCAGAAGGGCAAGGCCTCTCCACGAGTATCAAGCAGAAGATTATACTGGCACGAACCCTCTCCGAAAAGCCTAAACTCATCGTGATGGACAATACCTTGCACGGACTGGACTATGAAGACCGTAAGCGTATCAGTACGATATTGACTAACCCGGAGGCTAGCTGGACGCTACTCACAGTCACGAGTGATCCGCTGATGCTATCCAGGTGCGACAAAATCGTGACTATGGAAAAAGGAAAAATTGTAGATATAGAAATCCAAAATAAAAAATCAGATGCTTAA
- a CDS encoding PAS domain-containing methyl-accepting chemotaxis protein has translation MFGLTQKKSTHTNYLKQAIDTSWAFIEFAPSGVILDANANFLQTLGYSLDEVVGKHHKMFCVREYTSSVDYKQFWNNLAAGQSNSGEFVRTKKTGELVWLQASYTPVFDQDGKVEKIIKVAVEISEMVTTRLESNWMKSAIDTGWAMIEFDPTGLITNANDNFLKIFGYSSLQEISKKHHRIFCDTTLTNSTSYSDFWAELAQGRVKAGEYKRLNKEGQEVWLYANYTPVRDTNNNVVKIIKIASNITDSVQNKENLNAILKTKIHQLSTELAQGSTAMDGKINEMRISVEEASSAITQISMGAQDQSRQVDEISRLLNEIKASSSKTNHKAHNIKTVVEQSTQKAQLGGETIQSVVSSVSEINNGTEDTQKAIDSLAHLSNEITKIVGVLSGVATQTNLLALNAGIEAAKAGDAGNGFAVIAEQTRILAEESKLNSKKIEGVIHSVSEHISGVIASVTKMKGNVQTGEKAALLAKNAFDEIHSSILNTFEQTSQIEIAANFQNESIDNSVQSIEKIVIVSEETAAGSEELASSTTQLNSGIGDISVSSKRMNQIAQELFEVISSINRSN, from the coding sequence ATGTTCGGATTAACCCAAAAAAAATCCACTCATACCAACTACCTCAAACAAGCCATTGACACATCTTGGGCATTTATTGAATTTGCTCCTTCAGGTGTCATTTTGGATGCCAACGCCAATTTTTTGCAGACCCTCGGCTACTCTTTAGACGAAGTGGTAGGAAAGCATCACAAGATGTTTTGCGTTCGTGAGTATACCTCTTCAGTCGATTACAAACAGTTTTGGAACAATCTGGCTGCAGGACAATCGAATTCAGGGGAATTTGTCCGTACAAAAAAAACAGGGGAACTAGTTTGGCTACAGGCCTCATACACTCCTGTTTTTGATCAAGATGGAAAAGTCGAAAAAATAATAAAGGTAGCAGTCGAGATCAGCGAAATGGTCACTACTCGGCTAGAAAGCAACTGGATGAAATCTGCTATTGACACGGGATGGGCGATGATAGAGTTTGACCCCACAGGTCTAATCACCAATGCCAATGACAACTTTCTCAAAATTTTTGGTTACTCCTCTCTTCAAGAAATCAGCAAAAAGCATCATCGAATATTTTGTGATACAACACTCACCAACTCCACCTCCTACTCAGATTTTTGGGCAGAACTCGCTCAAGGCCGCGTCAAAGCAGGAGAGTATAAAAGACTAAATAAAGAAGGGCAAGAGGTCTGGCTATATGCCAACTATACCCCCGTAAGAGACACCAATAACAACGTGGTAAAAATAATCAAGATAGCCTCCAATATCACGGATTCCGTACAGAACAAAGAAAACCTCAATGCAATATTGAAAACCAAAATCCATCAATTGAGTACAGAACTAGCACAAGGCTCTACCGCGATGGATGGCAAAATCAACGAAATGCGAATCAGTGTAGAAGAAGCTTCTTCTGCTATCACACAGATATCGATGGGAGCACAAGATCAATCCAGACAAGTGGATGAAATATCACGACTGCTCAATGAAATCAAAGCTTCGTCCAGCAAAACCAACCACAAGGCTCACAACATCAAAACGGTAGTAGAACAAAGCACTCAAAAGGCACAATTAGGAGGAGAGACCATCCAATCTGTCGTCAGTAGCGTAAGTGAAATAAACAACGGTACGGAGGACACACAAAAAGCCATCGACTCATTGGCACACCTCTCCAATGAAATCACAAAGATCGTCGGAGTCTTGTCTGGCGTGGCTACACAAACGAACCTTCTAGCCCTCAATGCTGGAATAGAGGCAGCAAAAGCTGGAGATGCAGGGAATGGCTTTGCAGTAATTGCCGAGCAAACCCGAATCCTAGCTGAAGAATCCAAATTGAACTCCAAGAAAATAGAAGGGGTAATACACAGTGTCTCCGAACACATCTCTGGAGTCATCGCGTCAGTGACCAAAATGAAAGGAAATGTACAAACGGGAGAAAAAGCAGCTCTCCTAGCCAAAAATGCCTTTGATGAGATCCATAGCAGTATTTTGAATACTTTCGAACAAACTTCGCAAATTGAAATTGCGGCTAATTTTCAAAACGAATCTATAGACAACTCGGTGCAATCCATTGAAAAAATAGTGATTGTCTCTGAAGAAACTGCCGCTGGATCCGAAGAGTTGGCATCTTCTACTACACAACTTAATTCTGGGATTGGAGACATATCCGTGTCTAGCAAAAGAATGAATCAAATAGCACAAGAACTCTTCGAGGTTATCTCTAGTATCAACCGAAGTAATTAG
- a CDS encoding outer membrane beta-barrel protein, translating to MRKIVLSMIGLAIALTTYGQEVVHSKVYGRLVDKTDGSMLIGATVQLYNLKDSTKSRYAVTDVEGIFLIKDVESAFYKMNIKSLGYKPYSRTVRISIEEMNFGNIFMEQDQKVLDGIEVQGAVVAMEVKGDTVQYNADAYKVNPDASTADLVKKMPGIVIDENGVSANGETVEQVLLDGKRFFGQDPLLSLNTIPAEVVQKVEVYDQKSERSQFTGYDDGNTTKTMNVVTKEGKRNGQFGKAYAGYGTDDRYKAGANINSFKDDQRLTLIGMTNNINQQNFSGEDLAGISGGGGGFRRGNSSLMTGTQSGITQTNSVGLNFTDEWGTKAKFEGSYFFNQTHNSRDETTNREIYNGDSIQYYDEIKNADTDNLNHRLDSRITYDINDNNRLMIRPKISYQDNESLTYTDGNTVNEGGSLLNQTENNYKSGNKAFNIDNYISYMHKFEKIGRTVSLELETDYKQTNRENYYEDLGADSVTQYLTDELDYTLGATVGYTEPVGNTAQLSATYELSYRERDSDKNTYQINPNSGTKDFNAALSNHFVSGYTEHKTEVSLSNRTMGTFYRFGLAYQYAELANKQIQPETGDFVNTFHSVLPFAMGRIELGSEADVFVRYRTSTSTPSINQLQNVIDNSNPLFISTGNPELDQSYSHSLMVRFNKPNPDKNRSIANFTRVETTQNYITNETTYAPQDSVYAGGIVVQQGAQVSKPINMNGYWNVNNNTTHSILVEKLKSNFNTSLGFNYRRLPGRTNEQTNISSTYSGNIKFALASNFSENFDFNIYYDVSSNLVNNSIESIANTNYTTQTTGAKLNWIFGGGFVFRNDIYYQKYNGIEDSFDSEYVLWNMSVARKFLKNDVGELELSVFDLLGQNQSFSQSVNPAYVEEVRTEVLQRYFMLTFTYQLRRFSGAK from the coding sequence ATGAGAAAAATCGTACTCAGCATGATTGGCTTGGCCATAGCTTTGACCACATATGGTCAGGAAGTTGTCCATAGCAAAGTATATGGTCGCTTGGTCGACAAAACCGACGGATCGATGTTGATCGGTGCTACGGTGCAACTCTACAACCTCAAGGATTCGACCAAGTCCCGCTATGCGGTGACGGACGTAGAGGGGATCTTCTTGATAAAGGATGTCGAGAGTGCTTTTTACAAAATGAATATCAAAAGCCTCGGGTACAAACCATACTCACGTACCGTGCGGATCTCGATAGAGGAGATGAATTTTGGAAACATATTCATGGAGCAGGATCAGAAAGTCCTCGATGGGATAGAGGTACAAGGTGCCGTCGTAGCGATGGAGGTCAAGGGGGATACCGTCCAATACAACGCAGATGCCTACAAAGTAAATCCGGATGCGAGTACCGCAGATCTCGTCAAAAAGATGCCAGGTATCGTCATCGACGAGAATGGCGTCAGTGCCAACGGCGAGACGGTCGAGCAAGTATTGCTGGATGGCAAACGATTTTTTGGACAAGACCCTTTGTTGTCGCTCAATACCATTCCGGCAGAAGTCGTCCAAAAAGTGGAGGTCTATGATCAGAAAAGTGAACGGTCGCAGTTTACAGGCTATGACGATGGCAACACGACCAAAACCATGAATGTCGTCACTAAAGAGGGCAAGCGCAACGGCCAGTTTGGTAAGGCCTATGCGGGGTATGGCACTGATGACCGATACAAGGCAGGAGCCAATATCAACTCTTTCAAAGACGACCAACGCTTGACGTTGATCGGGATGACGAACAACATCAACCAGCAGAACTTTAGTGGAGAGGATCTCGCCGGAATCAGCGGAGGAGGTGGCGGATTTCGTCGAGGCAATAGCAGCCTCATGACCGGTACCCAGAGTGGGATTACTCAGACCAATTCGGTGGGGCTTAATTTCACGGACGAGTGGGGCACCAAGGCTAAATTCGAGGGGAGCTATTTTTTCAATCAAACACACAATAGTCGAGACGAGACGACCAACAGAGAAATTTACAACGGGGACAGTATACAGTATTATGACGAAATCAAGAACGCCGATACGGATAACCTCAACCATCGTTTGGACTCTCGTATCACCTACGATATCAATGACAACAACCGGTTGATGATCCGTCCGAAGATCAGCTACCAGGACAATGAAAGCCTCACCTATACCGATGGCAATACCGTCAACGAAGGAGGAAGCCTGCTCAACCAGACAGAGAACAATTACAAGAGTGGTAATAAGGCCTTCAACATAGACAACTACATCAGCTACATGCACAAATTTGAGAAGATCGGACGGACTGTGTCGCTGGAGCTAGAGACTGATTACAAGCAGACCAATCGCGAAAACTACTACGAAGATCTCGGTGCAGATTCGGTCACACAGTACCTGACCGATGAGCTGGACTATACCCTAGGTGCTACGGTAGGTTATACGGAGCCTGTTGGCAATACTGCACAGCTGTCTGCCACCTATGAGTTGAGCTATCGGGAGCGTGACTCGGACAAAAACACTTATCAAATCAATCCCAATTCGGGCACCAAGGATTTCAACGCAGCACTCTCCAATCATTTTGTCAGTGGCTATACCGAGCACAAGACTGAGGTGTCGTTGAGCAACCGTACCATGGGGACATTCTATCGCTTTGGGTTGGCCTATCAGTATGCCGAACTGGCCAATAAGCAAATACAGCCAGAGACTGGGGATTTTGTCAATACTTTCCATAGTGTTTTGCCTTTCGCCATGGGCCGCATCGAGCTAGGTAGTGAAGCAGACGTGTTTGTCAGGTATCGTACGAGCACCTCTACTCCATCTATCAATCAGCTTCAAAACGTAATTGACAATAGCAATCCCTTGTTTATCTCTACGGGTAACCCGGAGCTGGATCAGAGTTACTCGCATTCCTTGATGGTGCGATTCAATAAGCCCAACCCGGACAAGAACCGATCGATAGCCAATTTCACACGTGTGGAGACAACCCAAAACTATATCACCAATGAGACCACTTACGCACCACAGGATTCGGTCTATGCGGGAGGCATCGTCGTGCAGCAAGGGGCACAGGTGTCCAAACCGATCAATATGAACGGCTACTGGAATGTAAATAACAATACGACCCATAGCATCCTAGTCGAAAAACTAAAGTCCAATTTTAACACCTCGTTGGGATTCAATTACCGCAGGCTACCTGGACGGACCAATGAGCAAACCAATATCTCCAGTACCTATTCGGGGAATATCAAGTTTGCCCTTGCCAGCAACTTTAGTGAGAATTTTGATTTCAATATCTACTACGATGTGAGTAGCAACTTGGTCAACAACTCCATCGAGTCAATTGCCAATACCAACTACACGACGCAGACGACGGGAGCAAAACTCAACTGGATATTTGGAGGTGGTTTTGTCTTTCGAAATGACATCTACTATCAGAAATACAACGGGATCGAGGATTCATTCGATAGCGAGTATGTCCTCTGGAACATGAGCGTCGCACGCAAATTCTTGAAAAATGACGTGGGAGAATTGGAGCTGTCAGTGTTTGATTTGTTGGGGCAGAACCAAAGTTTCTCCCAGAGTGTCAATCCTGCTTATGTGGAGGAAGTACGTACCGAGGTGCTCCAGCGCTATTTTATGTTGACCTTCACCTATCAGCTTCGTCGATTCTCTGGTGCGAAGTAG
- a CDS encoding tetratricopeptide repeat protein, with the protein MSKEGKVKKNVVKSSAFEAIRTLYYSGKVKPSLNKIAVELEEDPENVDLLALGCQCMLRAKHYDEMSAYADSILELAPENASGYYYKGVAFQNTKGKEQEALKNFTKALDLDEDNTVYLKSKATTHFLLYTDYDLPIKFAEKHRAKAEEILLKVIELVEQKENPSYTNFLTAGDVSTMLNQNLDAKKYYIRAVNAFEEADESVQDKNTYKDIIKAQKACVKLLEKFTE; encoded by the coding sequence ATGAGTAAAGAGGGTAAAGTGAAAAAGAACGTGGTGAAAAGTAGTGCTTTTGAAGCAATAAGAACTTTGTATTATTCGGGCAAGGTAAAACCGTCATTGAATAAGATAGCTGTTGAATTGGAGGAGGATCCCGAAAATGTAGACCTCCTAGCATTGGGGTGTCAGTGCATGCTAAGAGCGAAGCATTATGATGAGATGTCTGCCTATGCAGATTCTATTTTGGAGTTAGCTCCTGAAAATGCCTCAGGGTATTATTACAAAGGAGTGGCATTCCAGAATACAAAGGGTAAAGAGCAAGAGGCATTAAAAAATTTTACCAAGGCATTGGATTTGGACGAAGACAATACGGTATATCTCAAAAGTAAGGCGACCACTCATTTTTTGCTCTATACGGACTATGACTTGCCAATCAAATTTGCTGAAAAACACAGAGCCAAGGCAGAAGAAATCCTCTTGAAAGTGATCGAACTGGTAGAACAAAAGGAGAACCCTAGTTACACCAATTTTTTAACAGCTGGTGATGTGAGCACGATGCTAAACCAAAACCTAGATGCTAAGAAGTATTACATCAGGGCGGTAAATGCCTTCGAAGAGGCAGATGAGTCAGTACAAGATAAGAATACCTATAAGGATATTATTAAAGCGCAAAAGGCCTGCGTCAAATTGCTGGAGAAGTTTACCGAATAG
- a CDS encoding TetR/AcrR family transcriptional regulator has translation MSTVHIQIGEKYFNKDPQSTELGRNIVSESIQLLDQLGFEEFTFKKLANKIGSTEASIYRYFDNKLKLLVYLTSWYWAWMEYMIDYKTHFIEDQSQKLKETIKILCHADQSLFSMGLPGIKTSVLKRVVASESDKTYLTKKVDEINNEGLFKGFKDLCHKIALVVRGFNPDYAYPHAIVSTILEASHQQVFFAQHLPSLTEISKDSEVSIDHQVYHFIDQLIFKLLR, from the coding sequence ATGTCTACAGTACATATTCAGATCGGAGAAAAATATTTTAACAAAGATCCTCAATCCACCGAGTTGGGGAGAAATATTGTCTCGGAGAGTATTCAACTTCTCGATCAGTTAGGGTTTGAGGAATTTACATTCAAAAAACTAGCGAACAAGATCGGGTCTACAGAAGCATCGATCTACCGTTATTTTGACAACAAATTAAAGTTGTTGGTGTATTTGACTTCATGGTATTGGGCATGGATGGAGTATATGATTGACTACAAAACACACTTTATAGAAGACCAAAGTCAGAAACTCAAAGAAACCATCAAGATACTCTGTCATGCGGATCAAAGCCTTTTTAGTATGGGGCTGCCAGGTATCAAAACCTCGGTGCTCAAACGTGTGGTGGCCAGTGAGTCTGACAAAACCTATTTGACCAAAAAAGTGGATGAGATCAACAATGAAGGTTTGTTCAAAGGGTTCAAAGATCTGTGTCACAAGATCGCATTGGTGGTTCGAGGTTTTAATCCAGATTATGCCTACCCACACGCTATTGTCAGTACGATTTTGGAGGCATCACATCAGCAGGTGTTTTTTGCTCAGCATTTGCCTTCACTGACAGAGATTAGCAAAGACAGTGAAGTGAGCATAGATCATCAGGTGTATCATTTTATAGATCAACTAATTTTCAAATTGCTTCGCTAA